A region from the Serinibacter arcticus genome encodes:
- a CDS encoding LLM class flavin-dependent oxidoreductase — MSQRPLVVAVELDGHGAHPAAWRASAEQPGAVFDPAVLRRTVLAAENGGFALATFDDALTTTQATASAGGVAGRLDAVVRSAFVAPLTARVGLGPRVDPRGVEPFHLAAQLASLDIASLGRGAWVVGDADQPALADAVDRVVPESPEDRRREVADVVTTVRRLWDSWEDDAVIKDVTTGRYIDRDRVHAVEVVTPTFSVAGASITPRPPQGQLVVLAADTALDPAAADVSLVGGRTVEDVLARAAAARAAGAPRVLAEIEVLLDAADAAAPDRLTALEAHAVWTPTDALRFVGSASGLLFLLEQLAGAVDGVRFHPAVLSADLPVLTRSVLPRLLAAGLTRPPRAGQTLRSVLDLPRPENTFTRKDAA; from the coding sequence ATGTCGCAGCGACCCCTCGTCGTCGCGGTCGAGCTCGACGGTCACGGTGCCCACCCGGCGGCGTGGCGCGCGAGCGCCGAGCAGCCCGGCGCCGTCTTCGACCCGGCCGTGCTGCGCCGCACGGTGCTGGCCGCCGAGAACGGCGGCTTCGCGCTGGCGACGTTCGACGACGCCCTCACGACCACCCAGGCGACCGCGAGCGCCGGCGGCGTCGCGGGCCGCCTCGACGCCGTCGTGCGCAGCGCGTTCGTCGCCCCGCTGACGGCACGCGTCGGCCTCGGACCGCGCGTCGACCCCCGCGGCGTCGAGCCCTTCCACCTCGCCGCGCAGCTCGCCTCGCTCGACATCGCCTCGCTCGGCCGCGGCGCGTGGGTGGTGGGCGACGCCGACCAGCCCGCCCTGGCCGACGCCGTCGACAGGGTGGTCCCCGAGTCGCCCGAGGACCGCCGTCGCGAGGTGGCCGACGTCGTCACCACCGTCCGCCGGCTGTGGGACTCGTGGGAGGACGACGCCGTCATCAAGGACGTCACGACCGGCCGGTACATCGATCGCGACCGGGTGCACGCCGTCGAGGTGGTCACCCCGACCTTCTCGGTGGCCGGTGCGAGCATCACGCCGCGTCCCCCGCAGGGTCAGCTCGTGGTGCTGGCCGCCGACACCGCGCTCGACCCCGCGGCCGCCGACGTCAGCCTGGTGGGAGGACGCACGGTCGAGGACGTGCTCGCCAGGGCGGCCGCCGCCCGCGCGGCCGGGGCGCCCCGTGTGCTCGCGGAGATCGAGGTGCTGCTGGACGCCGCCGACGCCGCCGCCCCGGATCGCCTCACCGCCCTCGAGGCGCACGCCGTGTGGACCCCGACCGACGCGCTCCGCTTCGTCGGTTCGGCGTCCGGCCTGCTGTTCCTGCTCGAGCAGCTCGCCGGGGCGGTCGACGGCGTCCGGTTCCACCCCGCCGTCCTCAGCGCCGACCTGCCCGTGCTCACCCGCTCGGTCCTGCCGCGGCTCCTCGCAGCCGGCCTGACCCGCCCACCGCGCGCGGGGCAGACGCTCCGCTCCGTGCTCGACCTCCCCCGCCCCGAGAACACCTTCACCCGGAAGGACGCCGCATGA
- a CDS encoding NtaA/DmoA family FMN-dependent monooxygenase (This protein belongs to a clade of FMN-dependent monooxygenases, within a broader family of flavin-dependent oxidoreductases, the luciferase-like monooxygenase (LMM) family, some of whose members use coenzyme F420 rather than FMN.), with translation MSTNLGSRTGNPPPRPTAHVHLGVFFQGVNHHTVWSDPRSGSQTDLLSFRRIVETAERGLFDAFFLGEGLRLRETNGRLHDLDVVGRPDAITQLAALAAVTTHIGLVATQNTTYNDPADLARRLASLDVLSGGRAAWNVVTTDNAWTGANFRRGGYLDHADRYTRAAEFLTAARAVWDSFADDAVAPSRDSAAWSRPGAVAPVAVDGRTLSSHVTPTVPRSPQGHPVIFQAGDSPTGRTFAAENADVIFSAHGGDLEDALTFARDIRRRTTAAGRPADDVKIFPGTAFVLGATEAEAQEKARWLAHEQISDATALSIISHIWGEDLSHLDPEGPLPEHDPAPRELARTRGTGAGQGDPVQLARSLRSRADERGLSLREVVIAADRRQGFVGTPDAVADRLVEFVRSGAVDGFNVSPWLVPDGLDDVVDLLVPALQERGAYPTSYRGTTLREHLGLREPLTRRADGRTAVGA, from the coding sequence ATGAGCACGAACCTCGGCAGCAGAACCGGCAACCCGCCGCCCCGCCCGACCGCCCACGTCCACCTCGGCGTCTTCTTCCAGGGCGTCAACCACCACACCGTCTGGTCCGACCCGCGCTCGGGCTCGCAGACCGACCTCCTCTCGTTCCGCCGGATCGTCGAGACCGCTGAGCGAGGCCTGTTCGACGCGTTCTTCCTCGGCGAGGGGCTCCGGCTGCGCGAGACGAACGGCCGGCTGCACGACCTCGACGTCGTCGGCCGCCCTGACGCGATCACGCAGCTCGCCGCGCTCGCCGCCGTCACCACCCACATCGGCCTGGTGGCGACGCAGAACACCACGTACAACGACCCCGCCGACCTGGCGCGCCGGCTCGCGAGCCTCGACGTGCTCTCGGGAGGGCGCGCGGCCTGGAACGTCGTCACCACCGACAACGCCTGGACCGGGGCCAACTTCCGCCGCGGCGGCTACCTCGACCACGCCGACCGCTACACGCGGGCCGCGGAGTTCCTCACCGCCGCCCGCGCGGTGTGGGACTCCTTCGCCGACGACGCCGTGGCCCCCTCGCGCGACAGCGCGGCCTGGTCCCGGCCCGGGGCCGTCGCGCCCGTGGCCGTGGACGGCCGCACCCTGAGCAGCCACGTCACCCCGACCGTGCCGCGCAGCCCGCAGGGCCACCCCGTGATCTTCCAGGCCGGCGACTCCCCCACCGGCCGCACCTTCGCCGCCGAGAACGCCGACGTCATCTTCTCCGCGCACGGCGGCGACCTCGAGGACGCGCTCACGTTCGCCCGGGACATCCGCCGTCGGACCACCGCGGCCGGCCGCCCCGCCGACGACGTGAAGATCTTCCCCGGCACCGCGTTCGTGCTCGGGGCCACCGAGGCCGAGGCGCAGGAGAAGGCGCGCTGGCTCGCCCACGAGCAGATCTCCGACGCCACGGCGCTGTCGATCATCAGCCACATCTGGGGCGAGGACCTCAGCCACCTCGACCCCGAGGGACCGCTGCCGGAGCACGACCCGGCCCCGCGCGAGCTCGCCCGCACCCGGGGCACGGGCGCCGGTCAGGGGGATCCGGTCCAGCTCGCCCGCAGCCTGCGCTCGCGCGCCGACGAGCGCGGCCTGTCGCTGCGCGAGGTCGTCATCGCCGCCGACCGTCGGCAGGGTTTCGTCGGCACGCCCGACGCCGTCGCGGACCGCCTGGTGGAGTTCGTCCGCAGCGGCGCCGTCGACGGTTTCAACGTCTCGCCGTGGCTCGTGCCGGACGGCCTGGACGACGTCGTCGACCTCCTCGTGCCGGCGCTGCAGGAGCGCGGCGCCTACCCGACGAGCTACCGCGGCACCACGCTGCGCGAGCACCTCGGGCTGCGCGAGCCGCTCACGCGGCGCGCGGACGGCCGGACGGCGGTCGGCGCATGA
- a CDS encoding NADPH-dependent FMN reductase encodes MSVVVLSGNPRVGSRTSAVALELARALVAAGVPGGAGDPAGDGEIVAVELADLAGEVLTGGAATTAAREVVAGASLLVVATPVYKGAYTGLLKAFLDTYAEGELGGVPTVALVIAGKDGHLHAGETHLRPVLLEVGAALPAPALALPQRLVGEHAGVLEEWVGRYGALLTASSRAVTSPVAVPA; translated from the coding sequence ATGAGCGTCGTGGTGCTGTCGGGCAACCCGCGGGTGGGCTCCCGCACGAGCGCGGTCGCGCTCGAGCTGGCGCGGGCGCTGGTCGCGGCCGGTGTCCCGGGCGGCGCGGGCGACCCGGCGGGGGACGGCGAGATCGTCGCCGTCGAGCTGGCCGACCTCGCGGGCGAGGTGCTCACGGGCGGGGCGGCGACCACGGCCGCGCGCGAGGTCGTGGCGGGCGCGAGCCTGCTCGTCGTCGCGACGCCCGTCTACAAGGGTGCGTACACCGGGCTGCTGAAGGCGTTCCTCGACACCTACGCCGAGGGCGAGCTCGGCGGGGTGCCGACGGTCGCCCTCGTCATCGCGGGCAAGGACGGTCACCTGCACGCCGGCGAGACCCACCTGCGGCCCGTGCTGCTCGAGGTCGGGGCCGCGCTGCCCGCGCCCGCGCTCGCGCTGCCGCAGCGCCTGGTCGGCGAGCACGCCGGCGTGCTCGAGGAGTGGGTCGGACGGTACGGCGCACTGCTGACGGCCTCGTCCCGTGCCGTGACGTCGCCGGTGGCGGTGCCGGCGTGA
- a CDS encoding flavin reductase family protein, whose amino-acid sequence MSAQPIPLDLEAAQHSGPLFREIFRRHPAGVAVVTLVDPVLGRNVGFTATSVISVSAAPPTLAFSISRGSSSWPALAAATSVVVNFLHSSSGGLSQRFATHGVDRFAGVDWSPLETGEPVLDGASSWVRATVLERHPTADSALVVARVERGAVGDDEPLVFYDRGYHGLHALPPLVDVADDGEAAS is encoded by the coding sequence GTGAGCGCCCAGCCGATCCCCCTCGACCTCGAGGCGGCGCAGCACTCCGGCCCGCTGTTCCGGGAGATCTTCCGGCGCCACCCGGCCGGCGTCGCCGTCGTGACGCTCGTCGACCCGGTGCTGGGACGCAACGTCGGCTTCACCGCGACGTCCGTGATCTCCGTGTCCGCCGCCCCGCCCACGCTGGCGTTCTCGATCTCGCGCGGCTCGTCCTCGTGGCCGGCGCTCGCGGCCGCCACCAGCGTCGTCGTCAACTTCCTGCACTCCAGCTCCGGCGGCCTCTCGCAGCGCTTCGCCACCCACGGCGTCGACCGGTTCGCCGGCGTCGACTGGTCTCCGCTCGAGACCGGTGAGCCCGTGCTCGACGGCGCGTCCTCCTGGGTGCGCGCGACCGTGCTCGAGCGGCACCCGACGGCGGACAGCGCCCTGGTCGTGGCCCGCGTCGAGCGCGGCGCCGTCGGCGACGACGAGCCGCTCGTCTTCTACGACCGCGGCTACCACGGGCTGCACGCGCTGCCCCCGCTGGTCGACGTGGCGGACGACGGCGAGGCCGCCTCGTGA
- a CDS encoding LLM class flavin-dependent oxidoreductase: MTDRRVPLSVLELSPVAAGADAGDALAASLELAVLADRLGYERLWFAEHHLTPGVVSAAPAVLTALAAERTSRIRLGSGAVLLGSTSPALAVEQFATVARLHPGRIDLGLGRAHVPPPAPTVAGSAPAPPAPAAPPAREPVGDRTVAGLLVPAAPPFSFSDPALLAHHGVRSRLLGRRTEIPDYLAELTLALDLLGEGHVVGEEVVRSGVASGADLQVWALASSPGESARAAGALGLPLAANYHVSPSGVLETVATYREAFRPGVLPAPRVIVSADVLVAETDARAETLARGFDRWVLGIRTASGALPYPAPSDAEPVIDERERALIGDRVRTRFVGDPRRVVDGLERLVEATGADELLVTSIAHDAAARLHSFALLARAWGAEAARPTAEREPTAVAS; this comes from the coding sequence GTGACCGATCGCCGGGTTCCGCTGTCGGTGCTGGAGCTGAGCCCCGTCGCGGCCGGCGCCGACGCGGGCGACGCGCTGGCCGCGAGCCTCGAGCTCGCGGTCCTGGCCGACCGGCTCGGCTACGAGCGGCTGTGGTTCGCCGAGCACCACCTCACCCCCGGCGTGGTCTCGGCGGCGCCCGCCGTGCTGACGGCGCTGGCCGCCGAGCGGACCTCGCGCATCCGGCTCGGCTCGGGCGCGGTGCTGCTGGGGAGCACGTCGCCCGCGCTCGCCGTCGAGCAGTTCGCCACGGTCGCGCGCCTGCACCCGGGGCGGATCGACCTCGGGCTCGGGCGGGCGCACGTCCCGCCGCCCGCGCCGACGGTCGCCGGGTCGGCACCGGCGCCGCCCGCCCCGGCGGCACCGCCCGCCCGTGAACCGGTCGGCGACCGCACGGTCGCCGGGCTCCTGGTCCCGGCCGCCCCGCCCTTCTCCTTCAGCGATCCCGCGCTGCTGGCCCACCACGGGGTCCGCTCGCGGCTGCTCGGCCGACGCACCGAGATCCCCGACTACCTCGCCGAGCTGACGCTCGCGCTCGACCTGCTCGGGGAGGGCCACGTGGTGGGCGAGGAGGTCGTTCGCAGCGGCGTCGCCTCGGGCGCCGACCTGCAGGTCTGGGCGCTCGCGAGCAGTCCCGGCGAGAGCGCCCGCGCCGCCGGCGCGCTCGGGCTGCCACTCGCCGCGAACTACCACGTCAGCCCGTCCGGGGTGCTCGAGACCGTCGCCACCTACCGCGAGGCGTTCCGGCCGGGCGTGCTGCCGGCCCCTCGGGTGATCGTCTCGGCCGACGTGCTCGTGGCGGAGACCGATGCCCGCGCCGAGACGCTCGCGCGCGGCTTCGACCGGTGGGTGCTGGGCATCCGCACGGCCTCCGGGGCGCTCCCGTACCCGGCCCCCTCCGACGCCGAACCCGTCATCGACGAGCGCGAGCGCGCCCTGATCGGCGACCGCGTGCGGACCCGGTTCGTCGGCGACCCGCGCCGGGTCGTCGACGGGCTCGAGCGCCTGGTCGAGGCGACCGGCGCCGACGAGCTGCTCGTCACGAGCATCGCGCACGACGCCGCCGCGCGCCTGCACTCGTTCGCGCTGCTCGCCCGGGCGTGGGGCGCCGAGGCGGCTCGGCCGACGGCCGAGCGCGAGCCGACGGCGGTCGCCTCATGA
- a CDS encoding M20 family metallopeptidase, whose product MTSHHEGAPPSSAAAVRDAVHVLGDDLLILAATVHDLAEEAFAETGSAAAIATAVRARGHDVEIGVGGLPTALRARAGRAPEDGGTGRIAILAEYDALPGIGHACGHQVIAAAAVGAFLALADQAADLPGEVVLLGTPAEEGSSGKELLARGGALADLDAAIMVHPFSHDVVDHPFLGRRQLVATYHGIAAHASAQPFMGRNALDAIALNYQAVAYLRQHLPPSDRVHGVVREGGQRPSIVPERAQVEYYVRSAAPETLRDLSRRLEDVARGVALATGTEVELTWDPLPATLPVRTNDPLVRRWSQHQSALGRLPLAGGVVSETLAGSTDFGNVSARIPGIHPMIAVGDAALHTREFERVAASPSGDLAVLDGAAGLALTALDWLHDGELRAAVRADFEAAGGVLDVEGYFA is encoded by the coding sequence TTGACGTCACACCACGAGGGCGCCCCGCCGTCGTCGGCCGCCGCGGTGCGCGACGCCGTGCACGTCCTCGGCGACGACCTGCTCATCCTCGCCGCCACCGTGCACGACCTCGCGGAGGAAGCCTTCGCCGAGACCGGGTCGGCCGCCGCCATCGCGACGGCGGTGCGCGCGCGGGGCCACGACGTCGAGATCGGCGTCGGTGGGCTGCCGACCGCGCTGCGCGCCCGCGCCGGTCGCGCGCCCGAGGACGGCGGCACGGGACGCATCGCGATCCTCGCGGAGTACGACGCGCTGCCCGGGATCGGACACGCGTGCGGCCACCAGGTCATCGCGGCGGCCGCCGTCGGCGCCTTCCTCGCGCTCGCGGACCAGGCAGCCGACCTGCCCGGCGAGGTCGTGCTGCTCGGGACCCCCGCGGAGGAGGGCAGCAGCGGCAAGGAGCTGCTCGCCCGCGGCGGCGCGCTGGCGGACCTCGACGCGGCGATCATGGTCCACCCGTTCTCGCACGACGTCGTCGACCACCCCTTCCTCGGGCGTCGCCAGCTCGTGGCGACCTACCACGGCATCGCGGCGCACGCCTCGGCCCAGCCGTTCATGGGGCGCAACGCGCTCGACGCCATCGCGCTGAACTACCAGGCCGTCGCCTACCTGCGCCAGCACCTGCCGCCGAGCGACCGGGTGCACGGCGTCGTCCGCGAGGGCGGGCAGCGGCCGTCGATCGTGCCGGAGCGGGCGCAGGTGGAGTACTACGTGCGCTCCGCGGCGCCCGAGACGCTGCGCGACCTGTCGCGGCGGCTGGAGGACGTCGCCCGCGGCGTCGCGCTGGCCACCGGTACCGAGGTCGAGCTGACCTGGGACCCGCTGCCGGCCACGCTGCCCGTGCGGACCAACGACCCGCTCGTGCGGCGGTGGTCGCAGCACCAGAGCGCGCTCGGCCGGCTGCCGCTCGCGGGCGGCGTCGTCTCGGAGACGCTCGCCGGCTCCACGGACTTCGGCAACGTCAGCGCCCGGATCCCCGGGATCCACCCGATGATCGCCGTCGGCGACGCGGCGCTCCACACGCGGGAGTTCGAGCGTGTCGCGGCCTCGCCGAGCGGAGACCTGGCGGTGCTCGACGGCGCCGCGGGCCTCGCGCTCACCGCGCTCGACTGGCTGCACGACGGCGAGCTCCGGGCCGCGGTCCGCGCCGACTTCGAGGCGGCCGGCGGGGTGCTCGACGTCGAGGGGTACTTCGCGTGA
- a CDS encoding ATP-grasp domain-containing protein, producing the protein MSGAGERGVVHAVHENPDWFGPFAAAFEERGLPYREWLLTDGGTLDLDDEPPAGVFWSRFSASSHTRGHHAAKEHTRAVLAWAAAAGRRVVNGRSALEAEVSKVVQLSALRRRGVDVPRTRVVVGTGHLLEAARAWEDPTGAGFLTKHNQGGKGLGVARYSHADELEAALAAGALEDPVDGVVLLQEYAAPADGTITRVEIVGGELVYAVRADTVHGGFQLCPADACALDPVTGRPLLPPGATLPPVPGQSLFSLHEGFGDEPWQAELVGRYRQVLDDLGIEIAGIELLRTADGRVLTYDVNTNTNYNADVEAVAPRSGPGAIADHLGALLADGAPR; encoded by the coding sequence GTGAGCGGCGCGGGCGAGCGGGGCGTGGTGCACGCCGTGCACGAGAACCCCGACTGGTTCGGGCCCTTCGCCGCGGCGTTCGAGGAGCGCGGCCTCCCCTACCGCGAGTGGCTGCTGACCGACGGCGGGACGCTGGATCTCGACGACGAGCCGCCCGCCGGCGTCTTCTGGTCGCGGTTCTCGGCGTCCTCGCACACGCGCGGTCACCACGCCGCCAAGGAGCACACGCGCGCCGTGCTCGCGTGGGCGGCCGCGGCCGGTCGCCGCGTGGTCAACGGCCGCTCGGCGCTCGAGGCCGAGGTCAGCAAGGTCGTGCAGCTCAGCGCGCTGCGGCGCCGCGGGGTCGACGTCCCGCGCACCCGCGTGGTCGTCGGCACCGGGCACCTGCTCGAGGCGGCGCGCGCCTGGGAGGACCCGACCGGGGCCGGCTTCCTCACGAAGCACAACCAGGGCGGCAAGGGCCTCGGCGTCGCGCGGTACTCGCACGCGGACGAGCTCGAGGCCGCGCTGGCCGCGGGCGCGCTCGAGGATCCGGTCGACGGCGTCGTGCTGCTCCAGGAGTACGCCGCCCCCGCGGACGGGACGATCACGCGGGTGGAGATCGTCGGCGGCGAGCTGGTCTACGCCGTCCGGGCCGACACCGTGCACGGCGGGTTCCAGCTCTGCCCGGCCGACGCGTGCGCGCTCGACCCGGTCACGGGCCGCCCGCTGCTGCCGCCGGGCGCGACCCTGCCGCCCGTGCCCGGGCAGTCGCTGTTCTCGCTCCACGAGGGCTTCGGCGACGAGCCGTGGCAGGCCGAGCTCGTCGGCCGCTACCGCCAGGTGCTCGACGACCTCGGGATCGAGATCGCCGGCATCGAGCTGCTGCGGACGGCGGACGGTCGCGTCCTCACCTACGACGTCAACACGAACACCAACTACAACGCCGACGTCGAGGCGGTGGCGCCGCGCAGCGGTCCCGGCGCGATCGCCGACCACCTCGGCGCCCTCCTCGCAGACGGAGCCCCCCGGTGA
- a CDS encoding LLM class flavin-dependent oxidoreductase, with product MTTTSLSFLTPGNFDDDDPAPGLENTLRLIELGEELGYQGAWVRQRHLEHGISSAATVLAAATQRTRTIELGSAVIPLGYESPFRLAEDLATVDVLSRGRLQVGVSVGPPPHAELIGALVHGPGWEAQEVGYERAERLAANLEGTFIGDADTRITSPGNVQRPRLQPVAPGLRDRLWYGGSSAASVDWAARNSFHLLTGNIGRAEESDDFVTEQRARIAAFRRGWAGPGTPRIAVGRVVLPTDSASGATRRRYAAYAAERDARTHGPQGERRTLFAPDLVGTSEELAERLLADGAVQDVDELRLELPYELALEDYAQVLHDVATHLAPALGWAPATTSVAA from the coding sequence GTGACCACCACCTCCCTGTCCTTCCTCACCCCCGGCAACTTCGACGACGACGACCCGGCCCCCGGCCTGGAGAACACGCTGCGGCTCATCGAGCTGGGCGAGGAGCTCGGCTACCAGGGCGCCTGGGTGCGTCAGCGCCACCTGGAGCACGGCATCTCCTCGGCGGCCACGGTGCTCGCGGCGGCGACGCAGCGGACCCGGACCATCGAGCTCGGCAGCGCGGTCATCCCGCTCGGCTACGAGAGCCCGTTCCGGCTCGCGGAGGACCTCGCCACGGTCGACGTGCTCTCGCGCGGGCGGCTGCAGGTCGGCGTCTCGGTCGGGCCGCCGCCGCACGCCGAGCTCATCGGCGCCCTCGTGCACGGCCCCGGGTGGGAGGCGCAGGAGGTCGGGTACGAGCGTGCCGAGCGCCTCGCCGCGAACCTGGAGGGCACCTTCATCGGCGACGCCGACACCCGCATCACCTCGCCCGGCAACGTCCAGCGCCCGCGGCTGCAGCCCGTGGCGCCGGGGCTGCGGGACCGGCTCTGGTACGGCGGCAGCTCGGCCGCGTCGGTGGACTGGGCGGCGCGGAACTCCTTCCACCTGCTGACCGGCAACATCGGCCGCGCCGAGGAGAGCGACGACTTCGTCACCGAGCAACGGGCGCGGATCGCCGCGTTCCGCCGCGGGTGGGCCGGTCCCGGGACGCCGCGCATCGCCGTCGGGCGCGTCGTTCTGCCGACCGACTCCGCGAGCGGGGCGACCCGCCGTCGCTACGCCGCCTACGCGGCCGAGCGCGACGCCCGCACGCACGGTCCGCAGGGCGAGCGCCGCACGCTGTTCGCACCGGACCTCGTGGGCACGAGCGAGGAGCTCGCCGAGCGCCTGCTCGCCGACGGAGCCGTGCAGGACGTCGACGAGCTGCGGCTCGAGCTGCCCTACGAGCTCGCGCTCGAGGACTACGCGCAGGTGCTCCACGACGTCGCCACCCACCTCGCCCCGGCGCTCGGCTGGGCACCGGCGACGACGTCCGTGGCCGCCTGA
- a CDS encoding LLM class flavin-dependent oxidoreductase, which produces MKFQVLDIIFNPPNPLTGETLPADVRLERVVENAVLAEELGIDAYAVGERHAGPVLSSSPTVVLGAIAQATDRILLNTGVTVLSLLDPVRVAEDLATIDQLSKGRLEITIGKGNEVAQYPLFGRDLDRQYDYLVENYELLRRLLSEEDVTWSGEFRAPLEGVTTLPRPYGGPIRIWHGSASSSIAVELAARWGDPVFTANALQPRENYLRHLDHYRAEWARHGQDPAAAYVGSGSGGLFLADTTEAATELYRPLFEGQIAQSDARGHKDVLGKGTSFRNLEDAVERGPALIGSSERVAEKILDYHASYGHDVQSISLNPALEHAAQQDLLRKFAEEVVPLVQREVSTTLWGPEDARRPAFLREREAAGTPEPELVRA; this is translated from the coding sequence GTGAAGTTCCAGGTGCTCGACATCATCTTCAACCCGCCGAACCCGCTCACCGGCGAGACGCTGCCGGCCGACGTGCGCCTCGAGCGCGTCGTGGAGAACGCCGTCCTGGCGGAGGAGCTCGGCATCGACGCGTACGCCGTCGGCGAGCGACACGCGGGGCCGGTGCTCTCCTCCTCGCCCACCGTGGTGCTCGGCGCGATCGCGCAGGCGACGGACCGGATCCTGCTCAACACCGGCGTCACCGTGCTCTCGCTGCTCGACCCGGTGCGGGTGGCGGAGGACCTCGCGACGATCGACCAGCTGAGCAAGGGGCGGCTGGAGATCACGATCGGCAAGGGCAACGAGGTCGCGCAGTACCCGCTGTTCGGCCGCGACCTGGACAGGCAGTACGACTACCTCGTCGAGAACTACGAGCTGCTGCGCCGACTCCTGTCGGAGGAGGACGTGACGTGGTCGGGGGAGTTCCGCGCCCCGCTCGAGGGCGTCACCACGCTGCCGCGGCCGTACGGCGGCCCGATCCGGATCTGGCACGGGAGCGCGTCCTCGAGCATCGCCGTCGAGCTCGCCGCCCGCTGGGGCGACCCGGTCTTCACAGCCAACGCGCTGCAGCCGCGCGAGAACTACCTGCGCCACCTCGACCACTACCGCGCCGAGTGGGCGCGGCACGGTCAGGATCCCGCGGCGGCGTACGTCGGTTCGGGCTCGGGCGGCCTCTTCCTCGCCGACACGACCGAGGCGGCCACCGAGCTCTACCGCCCGCTGTTCGAGGGGCAGATCGCGCAGTCGGACGCGCGCGGCCACAAGGACGTGCTCGGCAAGGGGACGTCGTTCCGCAACCTCGAGGACGCCGTCGAGCGCGGTCCGGCGCTGATCGGCTCGAGCGAGCGGGTGGCGGAGAAGATCCTCGACTACCACGCGTCCTACGGGCACGACGTGCAGTCGATCTCGCTGAACCCGGCGCTCGAGCACGCGGCGCAGCAGGACCTGCTGCGGAAGTTCGCCGAGGAGGTCGTGCCGCTCGTGCAGCGCGAGGTCTCCACGACGCTCTGGGGGCCGGAGGACGCACGCCGTCCGGCGTTCCTGCGCGAGCGGGAGGCGGCGGGCACGCCCGAGCCGGAGCTGGTCCGGGCCTGA
- a CDS encoding heme oxygenase (biliverdin-producing), translating into MPMIVETLAPDTALSSLLRTATRPQHEHAETRGFVTQLMGGALSREAYIDLATQHHAIYSALEAAGERLRGDAAAAPFLIDALVRVPSLEADLALLLGPDWRDAVDVLPATRAYIEVLDGIDTAERFVAHHYTRYLGDLSGGQIISRMLQRHYGMTPEELTFYTFTEIPKPKPFKDDYRALLDAAPFTPEQIDAVVEEAKVAFDLNAALFVDLGGRNDEDSTAA; encoded by the coding sequence ATGCCTATGATCGTCGAGACCCTCGCCCCGGACACCGCCCTGTCCTCCCTGCTCCGCACGGCCACGCGGCCGCAGCACGAGCACGCGGAGACCCGCGGCTTCGTCACGCAGCTCATGGGCGGCGCGCTCAGCCGCGAGGCGTACATCGACCTCGCCACGCAGCACCACGCGATCTACTCCGCGCTCGAGGCGGCCGGCGAGCGCCTGCGGGGCGACGCCGCCGCGGCCCCGTTCCTGATCGACGCGCTCGTGCGGGTGCCGAGCCTCGAGGCCGACCTCGCGCTGCTGCTCGGACCGGACTGGCGCGACGCCGTCGACGTCCTCCCGGCGACCCGCGCCTACATCGAGGTGCTGGACGGGATCGACACCGCCGAGCGGTTCGTGGCCCACCACTACACGCGCTACCTCGGCGACCTGTCGGGCGGCCAGATCATCTCCCGGATGCTGCAGCGGCACTACGGCATGACGCCGGAGGAGCTGACGTTCTACACGTTCACCGAGATCCCCAAGCCGAAGCCGTTCAAGGACGACTACCGCGCGCTGCTCGACGCCGCGCCGTTCACGCCCGAGCAGATCGACGCCGTGGTCGAGGAGGCGAAGGTCGCCTTCGACCTCAACGCCGCGCTGTTCGTCGACCTCGGCGGTCGCAACGACGAGGACTCCACCGCCGCCTGA